The Streptococcus pantholopis genome has a segment encoding these proteins:
- a CDS encoding Cof-type HAD-IIB family hydrolase, translating into MREAFKLVAADMDGTFLDHQGEFSMERLKRVIASYKSRGILFAAASGRSLNNLKALFAEVQNDMAFIAENGTLVSHGTDIVFEGAIPREVYLTALEDLQQIPHFNPKNVILSGREGAYILTQADRSFFSRMSYYYGDLKRVDDFTGITDTVLKIDTKFPLEYTDISEKRINQRLTELAAVTTGFGAIDIIAKNINKGTAVEQLCKKLSIQPHQVLAFGDNLNDYEMLDYAGLAVAPQNARKEIKELADQVIADHSKGSVLSYMEKI; encoded by the coding sequence ATGAGAGAGGCATTTAAATTAGTTGCGGCGGATATGGACGGCACTTTTCTGGATCATCAGGGAGAGTTCAGTATGGAAAGGCTAAAAAGGGTCATAGCAAGCTATAAAAGCAGAGGCATCCTTTTTGCAGCTGCTTCAGGCAGAAGTTTAAATAATTTAAAAGCGCTTTTTGCAGAAGTGCAAAATGATATGGCTTTCATTGCAGAAAACGGAACCTTAGTCAGCCATGGAACGGATATTGTTTTTGAAGGAGCGATTCCAAGGGAAGTCTATTTGACGGCTTTAGAGGATTTGCAGCAGATTCCCCATTTTAATCCAAAAAATGTGATTTTATCAGGCCGAGAGGGCGCTTATATCCTGACTCAGGCCGACCGGTCTTTTTTCAGCCGGATGTCTTATTACTATGGAGACCTCAAAAGAGTAGATGACTTTACAGGCATCACTGACACTGTCTTAAAGATTGATACAAAATTTCCTTTGGAATATACTGATATCAGTGAAAAGCGCATTAATCAAAGGCTGACAGAGCTGGCTGCAGTAACAACCGGTTTTGGGGCAATCGATATAATTGCGAAAAATATCAATAAGGGAACTGCCGTTGAGCAATTATGCAAAAAACTCAGTATTCAGCCTCATCAAGTGCTGGCTTTCGGCGACAATCTCAATGACTATGAAATGCTGGATTATGCCGGTCTTGCAGTTGCTCCTCAAAATGCCAGAAAAGAAATCAAGGAGCTGGCTGACCAAGTTATTGCCGATCATAGCAAAGGTTCAGTGCTTTCTTACATGGAAAAAATATAA
- a CDS encoding QueT transporter family protein: MEKLSVRDYAHIALIAAAYVVLTVTPPLNAISYGMYQFRVSEMLNFLAFYHPKYIIAVTLGCMLANLYSFELIDVAVGGGSTLIFVTLGVLLFSRYKKDYLFGGLFNKAFFYFSFFFAASMVTIAAELALLGAPFWLTWVTTAVGELMSLLVGAVIMDKIGQRFDLSQ; the protein is encoded by the coding sequence ATGGAAAAATTATCTGTCCGTGACTATGCCCATATTGCTCTTATTGCAGCTGCCTATGTTGTTTTAACTGTTACTCCGCCCCTCAATGCGATTTCTTACGGCATGTATCAGTTTCGTGTATCGGAAATGCTGAATTTTCTTGCTTTTTATCATCCTAAGTATATTATTGCTGTGACTTTGGGCTGTATGCTTGCTAATCTGTACAGTTTTGAACTTATTGACGTTGCAGTGGGCGGCGGTTCAACTCTTATTTTTGTGACTCTAGGTGTCCTGCTTTTTTCTCGCTACAAAAAAGACTATCTTTTTGGGGGATTGTTTAATAAAGCTTTTTTCTATTTTTCTTTCTTTTTTGCTGCTTCAATGGTTACTATAGCTGCTGAATTAGCCCTGTTAGGAGCTCCGTTTTGGCTGACTTGGGTTACCACAGCTGTCGGTGAGCTGATGTCGCTCTTGGTGGGAGCTGTTATTATGGATAAAATTGGACAGCGTTTCGATTTGAGCCAGTAG
- a CDS encoding YihY/virulence factor BrkB family protein has protein sequence MKKKSLIDSLLSKLEYEPFQAFLRHYRSAEVDLSSIAVAYYLLLTAFPLIVIAANIFPYFNIDISDLLKLMKDNLPDDIYRSASAITVNIFSRPSGSILGVATLTGLWTMSRSLTSLQKAINKAYGVSPHRDFVIGHLVGILASLLILFLLTFVLIFSTFSKGVLQAIDNRYDLNDTFYSVILNLSQPVTVVTIFIGLMLLYFLLPNVRIKRLRYILPGTVFTTFVMGFLSSMVSHYILNTFERMVDLKTFGSVVIFILMLWFIFLARILILGAIFNATFQELRYGELEGRRGTLAALIQGHSEKDGQPAQNDKN, from the coding sequence ATGAAGAAAAAAAGTTTGATAGACAGCCTTCTTTCAAAGCTGGAATATGAGCCTTTTCAGGCCTTTTTGCGCCACTATCGGAGTGCTGAGGTAGACCTGTCTTCAATTGCGGTCGCTTATTACCTGCTGCTGACGGCTTTTCCGCTTATTGTTATTGCTGCCAACATTTTTCCTTATTTCAATATTGATATTTCTGATTTGTTAAAATTGATGAAGGACAACTTACCGGATGATATTTACAGGTCTGCATCAGCCATTACTGTTAATATCTTTTCAAGACCGTCCGGCAGTATCTTAGGAGTGGCAACACTGACGGGACTGTGGACCATGTCGCGCAGTCTGACTTCGCTTCAGAAAGCGATTAACAAAGCTTACGGCGTTTCGCCGCACCGAGACTTTGTCATCGGCCACCTTGTCGGCATTTTAGCCAGTCTTCTGATACTTTTCCTACTGACTTTCGTTTTGATTTTTTCAACTTTCAGTAAAGGGGTTCTGCAGGCTATAGACAACCGCTATGATTTAAATGATACCTTCTACAGTGTGATCCTGAATTTATCTCAGCCGGTAACAGTCGTGACGATTTTTATTGGACTGATGCTGCTGTATTTTTTACTTCCCAATGTCCGCATCAAAAGGCTTCGTTATATTTTGCCGGGGACTGTTTTTACCACCTTTGTTATGGGTTTTTTAAGCAGTATGGTTAGTCACTATATTTTAAATACCTTCGAGCGAATGGTGGATTTGAAAACATTTGGTTCAGTCGTGATCTTTATTTTGATGCTCTGGTTTATTTTTCTGGCCCGTATTTTGATTTTAGGTGCAATTTTTAATGCGACTTTTCAAGAACTCCGATATGGGGAGCTGGAAGGTCGGCGGGGCACACTTGCTGCACTGATTCAAGGACACTCTGAGAAAGATGGACAGCCAGCGCAAAACGACAAAAATTAA
- a CDS encoding methionyl aminopeptidase, translated as MITLKSAREIEAMDRAGAVLASIHKGLRELIKPGADMWEVEEYVRRRCKEENVLPLQIGVSGSIMDYPYATCCGLNDEVAHAFPRHYRLKEGDLLKVDMVLSEPLDKSAVDVSKLNFDNVAEMKQYTENYTGGLADSCWAYAVGTVSEEAAKLMAITKEALYLGIEQAVIGNRIGDIGAAIQSYAESHGYGVVRDLVGHGVGPTMHEEPMVPHYGTAGRGLRLREGMVLTIEPMINTGTWEIDTDPETGWAHKTLDGGLSCQYEHQFVITKDGPQILTSQGEERTY; from the coding sequence ATGATTACATTGAAATCAGCGCGTGAAATTGAAGCGATGGACAGGGCCGGGGCGGTTTTAGCCAGCATTCACAAGGGCTTGCGTGAGCTGATTAAGCCTGGTGCAGATATGTGGGAAGTAGAGGAGTATGTCCGCAGGCGCTGCAAAGAAGAAAATGTTCTGCCCTTGCAAATTGGGGTTTCCGGCTCCATTATGGATTATCCTTATGCGACTTGCTGCGGCTTAAATGATGAGGTGGCTCACGCCTTTCCCAGACATTATAGATTAAAAGAGGGGGACCTCTTAAAGGTAGATATGGTTTTAAGTGAGCCTCTGGATAAGTCTGCTGTCGATGTGTCCAAACTTAATTTTGATAATGTCGCTGAGATGAAGCAGTATACTGAAAATTATACGGGTGGTTTAGCGGATTCTTGCTGGGCTTATGCTGTCGGAACTGTTTCAGAAGAGGCAGCAAAGCTGATGGCTATCACTAAAGAAGCCCTGTATTTAGGAATTGAACAGGCTGTTATCGGCAACCGTATCGGTGATATTGGTGCCGCCATTCAATCCTATGCAGAGAGTCATGGCTACGGTGTCGTCCGTGATTTGGTCGGGCATGGTGTCGGACCGACAATGCATGAAGAGCCGATGGTGCCCCACTACGGGACTGCCGGCCGCGGTCTCCGCTTGCGTGAGGGCATGGTTTTAACCATTGAACCCATGATTAATACTGGAACTTGGGAGATTGATACAGATCCCGAAACCGGCTGGGCGCATAAGACACTTGATGGCGGTTTATCCTGCCAATATGAACATCAATTTGTCATCACCAAAGACGGACCACAAATTTTAACTAGCCAAGGCGAAGAGAGAACATACTGA
- the spxR gene encoding CBS-HotDog domain-containing transcription factor SpxR has product MSKHQEILEYLEHLAIGKRVSVRSIANHLQVSEGTAYRAIKEGERRGLVETRPRSGTVRVEQKPSVRIERLTYAEIARISDSEVLAGEAGLGHAFSKFSIGAMTQQNIGRYLVKGGLLIVGDRENIQLLALENHNAILVTGGFSVSKRVISLADSQGIPVMVTHYDTFTVATMINHALSNVRIKTDLKTVGQVYQSAVDYGYLTETEDIKAYHSLIRQTKHVRFPVVSADNQVLGVISMRDVLGKDEHLSLTEVMTENPIVVKTGTSLASISQKMIFEDLNMLPVVSDHHSLLGVITRRQVMENLPDNLRQNNLYTYSDQIIANLSMVQGDYQFVVEPAMIDYTGNLAQGVLAELFKEITVRVLTQKKQKNIIIEQMMLYFLQAVQIDDKLTVRPQIISENRRSLLLDIAVYLNSQMVAKAIVTTKIN; this is encoded by the coding sequence ATGAGTAAGCATCAGGAAATTTTAGAGTATTTAGAGCATTTAGCGATTGGTAAAAGAGTGAGCGTCCGCAGTATTGCCAATCATCTGCAGGTCAGTGAAGGTACGGCTTACAGGGCGATTAAAGAGGGTGAGCGCCGCGGTTTAGTGGAAACTCGGCCGCGAAGCGGTACAGTCCGAGTGGAGCAAAAACCCAGTGTTCGTATTGAGCGTCTGACCTATGCTGAAATTGCCCGAATCAGTGATTCAGAAGTTTTGGCTGGAGAAGCCGGCCTTGGCCATGCATTCAGTAAATTTTCTATCGGTGCCATGACACAGCAGAATATCGGCCGCTATTTAGTTAAAGGAGGCCTCCTCATCGTTGGTGATCGGGAAAATATTCAGCTGCTGGCTTTGGAAAATCATAATGCCATTTTGGTAACCGGCGGTTTTTCAGTCTCTAAGCGGGTTATTTCACTGGCTGACAGTCAGGGAATTCCCGTAATGGTTACGCACTACGATACATTCACGGTAGCTACGATGATTAACCATGCTTTATCTAATGTGCGTATCAAAACAGATTTAAAAACGGTCGGTCAAGTCTATCAGTCGGCAGTAGATTATGGCTATTTGACAGAAACAGAGGATATTAAGGCTTACCACAGTCTCATCAGGCAAACCAAGCATGTCCGCTTTCCAGTTGTCAGTGCGGATAATCAAGTTCTTGGTGTTATCAGTATGCGGGATGTTTTAGGAAAAGATGAGCATCTCAGTTTGACGGAAGTCATGACCGAGAACCCTATTGTTGTTAAAACTGGGACGAGTTTGGCCAGTATTAGCCAGAAGATGATTTTTGAAGATCTCAATATGCTGCCTGTCGTCTCTGATCATCACAGTTTGCTGGGAGTGATTACCCGCCGTCAGGTCATGGAAAACCTTCCTGACAATCTCCGCCAAAATAATCTTTATACCTACAGTGACCAGATTATTGCGAATCTTTCGATGGTTCAGGGGGATTATCAGTTTGTTGTGGAGCCAGCTATGATTGATTACACTGGGAATTTGGCGCAAGGGGTGCTGGCTGAACTCTTTAAAGAGATTACTGTCCGTGTTTTAACACAAAAGAAACAGAAAAATATCATTATTGAACAAATGATGCTATACTTTTTACAAGCTGTACAGATTGATGATAAACTTACCGTACGTCCGCAAATCATCAGCGAAAACAGACGCAGCCTGCTTTTAGATATTGCTGTTTATCTTAACAGCCAAATGGTTGCTAAGGCCATTGTCACAACAAAAATTAATTAA
- a CDS encoding GNAT family N-acetyltransferase yields MDIWTELGRLAFWTTERLIMRPFTFSDSDDFWAICSNPQNLSFIFPAQASRQESDCLLVHYFMMSPLGIWAVEDQETGKMIGAIRFEKLNPVTRTTEIGYFLHRDFWGRGYMTECLQNLVDLSFTAMDLQALKIIVHKENAASRRVAQKSGFRLMREFKGSDRYSHKMRNYTEYQILKGDYDYE; encoded by the coding sequence ATGGATATTTGGACAGAACTGGGACGTTTGGCTTTTTGGACAACCGAACGGTTAATAATGCGTCCTTTTACTTTTTCAGACAGTGATGATTTTTGGGCTATCTGTTCCAATCCGCAGAATCTCTCTTTTATTTTTCCTGCTCAGGCCAGCAGGCAGGAAAGCGATTGTCTGCTGGTGCATTATTTCATGATGTCCCCTTTAGGTATTTGGGCTGTTGAAGATCAGGAGACTGGCAAAATGATTGGGGCTATCCGTTTTGAAAAGCTAAATCCAGTGACCAGAACAACAGAAATAGGTTATTTCCTGCACAGAGATTTTTGGGGCCGGGGCTATATGACCGAATGTCTGCAGAACTTGGTCGATTTGAGTTTTACGGCTATGGATTTGCAGGCTTTAAAAATCATTGTGCATAAGGAAAATGCTGCCAGCCGTCGGGTGGCCCAGAAAAGTGGCTTTCGTTTAATGAGGGAATTCAAAGGGAGCGACCGTTATTCGCATAAGATGCGGAATTATACTGAATATCAGATTCTTAAAGGTGATTATGATTATGAGTAA
- a CDS encoding UDP-N-acetylglucosamine 1-carboxyvinyltransferase — translation MKKIIINGGKPLKGEVSVSGAKNSVVALIPAAILADDVVVLDGVPNISDVDSLVDIMETMGAKVVHSGETLEIDPRSVQNIPVPYDKISRLRASYYFYGSLLGRFGQAVVGLPGGCDLGPRPIDLHLKAFEAMGADVSYEGESMHLTTPHQTIYGAHIYMDTVSVGATINTMIAAVKAQGRTVIENAAREPEIIDVATLLNNMGARIRGAGTDVITVDGVEKLHGTRHQVIPDRIEAGTYIALAAAAGEGVHIKNVLYEHLESYIAKLEEMGVRMTIEEDAIYVEKQSSLRAVSVKTSPYPGFATDLQQPLTPLLISAEGQGTIVDTIYEKRINHVPELAKMGAAISADKNRITYQGPSHLRGRAVKATDLRAGAALVIAGLMADGQTQISNVEFILRGYSNIIEKLSALGADIHLVTD, via the coding sequence ATGAAAAAGATAATTATTAATGGCGGTAAACCGCTTAAAGGCGAAGTCTCTGTGTCAGGTGCGAAAAATAGTGTTGTGGCGCTGATACCGGCTGCTATTTTGGCAGACGATGTGGTGGTATTGGATGGTGTTCCTAATATTTCCGATGTTGACAGTCTGGTTGATATAATGGAAACAATGGGAGCTAAAGTGGTGCATTCTGGAGAAACGCTTGAAATCGATCCCAGAAGTGTTCAGAATATTCCCGTACCTTATGACAAAATCAGCCGACTGCGTGCTTCCTATTATTTTTACGGCAGTCTTTTAGGCCGTTTTGGCCAAGCCGTTGTCGGTTTACCGGGAGGATGTGATTTAGGCCCCCGTCCGATTGATTTGCATCTGAAAGCCTTTGAAGCTATGGGAGCCGATGTTTCTTATGAAGGGGAGTCCATGCATTTAACGACCCCTCATCAGACAATTTACGGGGCCCATATCTATATGGATACTGTCAGTGTCGGCGCAACAATCAATACAATGATTGCAGCGGTCAAGGCTCAGGGACGGACGGTGATTGAAAATGCAGCACGTGAACCTGAAATTATTGATGTCGCTACTTTACTGAATAATATGGGAGCCCGTATTCGCGGTGCTGGGACAGACGTGATTACTGTTGATGGTGTTGAAAAGCTGCATGGAACGCGCCATCAGGTTATTCCTGACCGGATTGAGGCAGGTACTTATATTGCTTTGGCAGCGGCTGCTGGAGAAGGTGTCCATATTAAAAATGTTCTTTATGAGCACCTTGAGAGCTACATTGCTAAGCTGGAGGAGATGGGTGTTCGGATGACGATTGAAGAGGACGCTATTTATGTTGAAAAACAGAGCAGTCTTCGGGCGGTTTCTGTTAAAACATCACCTTACCCTGGTTTTGCAACAGACCTTCAGCAGCCGCTCACACCCCTTTTAATAAGCGCTGAGGGTCAGGGAACGATTGTCGATACAATTTATGAAAAGCGGATCAACCATGTGCCTGAACTAGCAAAAATGGGGGCTGCGATTTCAGCGGATAAAAACAGAATTACTTACCAAGGGCCGAGCCATTTACGGGGCAGGGCTGTTAAAGCGACAGATTTACGTGCAGGAGCAGCTCTTGTGATTGCAGGACTAATGGCTGATGGCCAGACGCAGATTAGCAATGTTGAATTTATCCTTCGCGGCTATTCTAATATTATCGAAAAGCTGTCTGCTCTCGGTGCTGATATTCACCTTGTTACAGACTGA
- a CDS encoding PrsW family glutamic-type intramembrane protease: MRKLLFFLLGLLCFGGFMWESFIFFNLNLSVKQWHTFGAAMAVLLLFYFLPLAVLASYFSKKEELKLSHFWLSFLAGAAGIASLSGLLNLWLTRFLGMIVSNQSFLNNWSASIVPPFAEEGLKLVIALVIAYLVKAKKLSAYLLIGLGVGLGFQLSEDYTYVTAAFIDKVSSPLLQAFLRLESAFASHWLLTAMLSGACFILFVEKGKSKPYLTYLWLISPLILHVLWNSPWIDGNIVLKVLLTFVSWFLFGTLFYYVFFGKSRKSLTS; the protein is encoded by the coding sequence ATGCGTAAATTATTGTTTTTTTTACTGGGGCTTCTTTGTTTTGGGGGCTTTATGTGGGAAAGCTTTATCTTTTTTAATTTAAATCTGTCTGTTAAACAATGGCACACTTTTGGTGCGGCTATGGCAGTTTTACTCCTATTTTATTTTCTGCCTTTAGCAGTTTTGGCCTCTTATTTTTCGAAAAAAGAGGAACTGAAGCTTTCTCATTTTTGGCTGTCTTTTTTGGCAGGAGCGGCAGGAATTGCCTCTCTGTCAGGACTTTTAAACTTATGGCTGACAAGGTTTTTAGGAATGATTGTCAGTAACCAGTCTTTTTTAAATAATTGGTCAGCCAGTATTGTTCCGCCTTTTGCAGAGGAAGGGTTAAAACTTGTTATTGCACTGGTTATCGCTTATCTAGTCAAGGCTAAAAAATTGTCGGCATATCTATTAATTGGTCTAGGAGTAGGTCTTGGTTTTCAACTGTCAGAAGACTATACTTATGTCACTGCTGCTTTTATTGATAAGGTTTCAAGTCCTTTGCTGCAGGCCTTTCTGCGATTAGAAAGTGCTTTTGCTTCTCATTGGTTGCTGACGGCTATGCTGAGCGGAGCCTGCTTCATCTTATTTGTAGAAAAGGGGAAGTCTAAACCCTATCTGACTTATTTATGGCTGATTTCTCCTCTAATTCTGCATGTTTTGTGGAACAGCCCTTGGATTGATGGCAATATTGTGCTAAAAGTGCTGCTCACCTTTGTGAGTTGGTTTTTATTTGGAACATTGTTTTATTATGTCTTTTTTGGCAAATCTCGTAAGTCTTTGACTTCTTAG
- a CDS encoding CPBP family intramembrane glutamic endopeptidase, whose amino-acid sequence MEAETRKDFIMISHTIKEANGKKLLLQGLAVFLIFFLFSDLLKGLPVNKDSSAFFPNFLNFILSASLASFCYYLIKTEKIFDKPIKYSKTSKGLFAVLLCIFTVMFLIVFRVPFNILTVFSKGLLPALPILLAATAAGIFEELLVRGLMFSGLLQLLHQKNSKRPFLGASCLSAIIFGVLHFTNLMTSPFTAVTQQVFYAAVFGLIFAALRIKYNNLWLPVLIHCLIDFQPAVTSGQAPAGNSWISLLIVFLPLIVLSLTVLANFDRDYRQSDENS is encoded by the coding sequence ATGGAAGCAGAAACAAGAAAGGATTTTATCATGATTAGTCACACAATTAAAGAAGCAAACGGCAAAAAATTACTGCTGCAAGGCTTAGCCGTTTTTTTGATCTTTTTCCTATTTTCTGATTTACTCAAAGGTCTGCCAGTCAATAAAGACAGCTCAGCTTTTTTCCCAAACTTTTTAAATTTCATCCTCAGTGCCAGTTTAGCTAGCTTTTGCTACTATCTTATCAAAACCGAAAAAATTTTTGATAAACCGATTAAATATTCTAAAACAAGCAAAGGGTTATTTGCGGTGCTGCTTTGTATTTTTACAGTTATGTTTTTAATCGTTTTCCGGGTTCCCTTTAATATTCTAACTGTTTTCAGCAAAGGACTCTTACCAGCGCTTCCCATACTTTTAGCGGCAACGGCTGCAGGAATTTTTGAAGAACTTTTAGTTCGGGGACTGATGTTTTCCGGCCTTTTGCAGCTCCTGCATCAGAAAAACAGCAAACGGCCGTTTTTAGGCGCTTCATGTCTTTCTGCCATCATATTCGGGGTGCTGCATTTTACAAATTTAATGACCAGTCCTTTTACAGCAGTGACTCAGCAAGTTTTTTATGCTGCTGTTTTTGGCTTAATTTTTGCGGCTCTGCGTATTAAGTATAATAACTTGTGGCTTCCGGTTCTTATCCACTGTCTCATCGATTTCCAGCCTGCTGTAACTTCAGGGCAGGCTCCTGCTGGCAATTCATGGATTAGCCTGCTGATTGTTTTTTTACCTTTGATTGTTCTTAGTTTGACAGTCTTAGCCAACTTTGACCGAGATTACCGGCAAAGTGATGAAAACAGTTAA
- the metK gene encoding methionine adenosyltransferase — MSERKLFTSESVSEGHPDKIADQISDAILDAVLEQDPDAHVAVETAVYTGTVHVFGEMSTTAYIDINQLVRKTIAEIGYCHPDYGFAAEAVGVHPSLVEQSADIAQGVSEALEVREKGGSDPLDFIGAGDQGMMFGFAVDETPELMPLPISLSHQLVKKLADLRKSGKISYLRPDAKSQVTVEYDSHDKPVRVDTVVISTQHDPDVSNQQIYADVTNQVIKTIIPSEYLDEQTKILINPTGRFVIGGPQGDSGLTGRKIIVDTYGGYARHGGGAFSGKDATKVDRSASYAARYIAKNIVAAGLAAKAEVQLAYAIGVAQPVSVRVDTFGTGQVAEGKLEKAVRQVFDLRPAGIINMLGLKRPIYRQTAAYGHMGRTDLDLPWEKTDKTEALKTALQQDS, encoded by the coding sequence ATGTCAGAACGCAAACTGTTTACGTCTGAATCGGTATCTGAAGGGCATCCAGATAAAATTGCCGACCAAATCTCAGACGCTATTTTAGACGCTGTTTTGGAACAAGATCCAGACGCACATGTCGCTGTGGAAACTGCCGTATATACAGGCACAGTCCATGTTTTTGGAGAAATGTCAACTACAGCTTATATAGACATAAATCAATTGGTACGAAAGACAATTGCAGAAATAGGCTACTGCCATCCAGATTATGGTTTTGCAGCAGAAGCAGTCGGTGTGCATCCATCTCTGGTCGAACAGTCAGCTGATATTGCTCAAGGGGTCAGCGAGGCTTTGGAAGTTCGTGAGAAAGGCGGGAGTGATCCTTTGGATTTTATCGGTGCCGGCGATCAAGGGATGATGTTTGGTTTCGCTGTTGATGAGACACCAGAACTGATGCCTCTGCCAATTTCACTTTCACATCAACTGGTTAAAAAACTGGCTGACTTGAGAAAGTCTGGTAAAATTAGCTATCTCAGGCCCGATGCCAAATCTCAGGTGACAGTAGAATATGATTCTCATGATAAACCTGTTCGAGTAGATACGGTAGTCATTTCGACTCAGCATGACCCTGATGTCTCTAATCAGCAAATTTATGCAGATGTTACCAATCAGGTCATTAAAACTATTATTCCTTCTGAATACTTGGATGAGCAGACGAAAATTTTAATTAATCCGACCGGCCGATTCGTTATTGGCGGCCCTCAGGGAGATTCCGGCTTAACGGGACGAAAAATTATTGTTGATACCTATGGCGGTTATGCACGCCACGGCGGCGGAGCCTTTTCGGGTAAAGATGCTACAAAGGTGGATCGGTCAGCTTCTTATGCAGCCCGCTATATCGCCAAAAATATTGTTGCGGCTGGACTGGCTGCTAAAGCTGAGGTGCAGCTGGCTTATGCGATCGGTGTGGCCCAGCCTGTTTCAGTCCGTGTCGATACATTCGGAACAGGCCAAGTTGCTGAAGGCAAACTCGAAAAGGCAGTACGTCAAGTTTTTGATTTGCGTCCTGCCGGTATTATTAACATGCTGGGTCTGAAACGTCCTATTTACCGTCAAACGGCTGCTTACGGTCATATGGGGCGGACAGATCTTGATCTTCCGTGGGAAAAAACAGATAAAACTGAAGCATTAAAAACTGCTTTGCAGCAAGATTCTTAG
- the birA gene encoding bifunctional biotin--[acetyl-CoA-carboxylase] ligase/biotin operon repressor BirA — protein sequence MKTYEHVYQLLKKSDTFITGEYLAEQLGLSRTAIWKAIKKLEKNGIIIEAVKNKGYRICSGDLLLPEKIADALQIAVSMNDNSLSTQLDAKKGIETASQTPHLYLATQQGKAKGRFERPFFTAEQEQGGIYMSLHFKPQLSFNQTKPYTLMVAASIVKAISRLTGIETEIKWVNDIYLDGKKIGGILTEAMTSVETGAITDVIIGVGFNFSIKDFPESLTAKATSLFSTEQPTISRNQLITEIWKLFFTIPEKDLLKVYKEKSLVLDKTITFMENGQTYKGTAYEITDRGELLVRLDNGQKKTLTSGEISLSSW from the coding sequence ATGAAAACCTACGAACACGTTTATCAGTTATTAAAAAAAAGCGATACCTTTATCACCGGTGAATATTTAGCTGAACAGCTCGGTCTTTCACGGACAGCAATTTGGAAGGCTATCAAAAAGCTAGAAAAAAACGGCATTATTATCGAAGCCGTAAAAAACAAGGGCTACCGGATATGCAGCGGCGATCTTCTGCTGCCGGAAAAAATTGCCGATGCACTGCAGATTGCTGTCTCCATGAATGACAACAGCCTCTCCACCCAGTTGGATGCTAAAAAAGGAATTGAAACAGCCAGCCAAACGCCTCACCTTTATCTGGCTACACAGCAAGGCAAAGCCAAGGGACGTTTTGAGCGCCCTTTTTTTACGGCAGAGCAGGAGCAGGGAGGCATCTATATGTCTTTGCATTTCAAACCTCAGCTGTCGTTCAATCAGACCAAGCCTTATACGCTGATGGTCGCTGCAAGTATTGTCAAGGCCATCTCCAGACTGACTGGCATTGAGACTGAAATCAAATGGGTCAATGACATTTATTTAGACGGCAAAAAGATAGGAGGGATTCTCACCGAAGCGATGACTTCCGTTGAAACAGGAGCCATCACAGATGTCATCATTGGAGTGGGGTTTAACTTCTCTATTAAAGATTTCCCTGAGTCCCTAACTGCTAAAGCCACTTCACTTTTCAGCACAGAACAGCCGACGATTAGCCGTAACCAACTGATTACTGAGATTTGGAAGCTCTTTTTTACAATTCCTGAAAAAGACTTGCTTAAAGTCTACAAAGAAAAGTCACTCGTTCTGGATAAGACCATTACTTTTATGGAAAACGGCCAAACCTATAAGGGGACCGCTTATGAAATTACTGATCGAGGAGAACTGCTGGTCAGGCTTGACAACGGTCAAAAAAAGACACTGACCAGCGGGGAAATCAGTCTTTCCTCTTGGTAG
- a CDS encoding DUF3272 family protein — MTKGQFLLMAVVCAFETYFFNDAIFSQDYLIAVFWGILLLRNLQRAYLITQFTKNVFDTTKRKD; from the coding sequence ATGACTAAAGGACAATTTTTATTAATGGCGGTAGTATGTGCCTTTGAAACTTATTTTTTTAATGATGCTATTTTTAGCCAAGACTACCTTATAGCTGTTTTTTGGGGCATTTTGCTGCTGCGTAACTTACAGCGGGCCTATCTGATTACACAGTTCACTAAAAATGTTTTCGACACTACCAAGAGGAAAGACTGA